In Armatimonadota bacterium, the genomic stretch GGCGGGGCGGGTCTCGCAGCCCAAAATCGAGCACTTTCAGCGGATCACGTTGAATACACTTCGGAAGAATCTGTGCGTCAAATGAAAGAGAGCGGAACCGTCGCGGTTCTTCTCCCCGGAGCTTTCTATTATCTCCGTGAAACTCAAAAGCCACCCATCAATGCCTTTCGAGAACATGGAGTTCCAATGGCGGTAGCGACCGACCACAATCCCGGGACCAGCCCATGCCTTTCGCTACTTCTGTGCATGAACATGGCGTGCGTCCTCTTCGGCCTGAGCCCTCTAGAAGCCCTTCAGGGAGTAACAAAAAACGCGGCCAAGGCTCTGGGAATGCAAGACCAAATCGGCACAATTGAACTAGGAAAGCGGGCTGATTTCGCTCTCTTTAACGTTGACCATCCTCGGGCAATAGCATCGAGTTTCGGTGTCAATCCCTGCCTCGGAACCTACATTGGTGGGTTCCTGCCTAACGACTAAGCTCTTCAAACCCATCCAAGATCAACCCGAGCCAGGGAGCAAAATCCTCGGGCCGAGTGGCGAGCTCTGACCGCAGATCGGCCAGAGAGACCCAGCGGATCGCAGAAACTTCCTCTTCTGAAAACGGTACTTCCGCATCCCAGCGGCCAACGAAGACGCTGTCCAGCTCCTTCTCGGTCAATCCGGAAACCGGATCGGAAGCGGAGTAGCGAAACTCCCCGAGTTTTTTCAGTTCGACTTCGATTCCGAGTTCACGCTCTGCAGTCCTGACCGACGCAGACATTGTGCTTTCACCGGGCCAAGGATGCGAACAACAACTGTTCGCCCACTTTCCGGCAAAGTGGTACTTCGAAAGCGCGCGTTGCTGAATCAACAGTTGGCCCGCTGCGTTGAACAGAAACACAGAAATCGCCCGGTGCCAAGTCCCACCGTTTTGATGAGCAGCGAGCTTACCAATGGAGCCAATCGTCTCGCCTCGGTCGTTCACGACCTGCAGAAGCTCATCGACCATGCGCCACCAAATGGATCAGCACACGCTCATCGTCGGCAACCACCCTGGCGGCGCAGAAGAGTTTCTGCCGCTTTGACGTCCGAGCCCGTTTGGTGAACACGTTGTAACGATTAGCCTCAATGCGCCCCAAAATTTCGGAGTACAGGATTCGAGCAACGAGGACGGCCTTTCGCATCCTCCGCGGTAAGCGGTAAGTGCCAGTATCGGAGAATCGGTAGAGCTCGCGGGCGCGATCAATCTCAAATTTCATGAGAGCTTCGATCTCTGGCGTCACAACCCCTCGTTCGAGATCTGCTCGTGAGACACCGAACCGTTCCATGTCCTCGCGCGGCAGGTACACCCGTTTCCGATCACGAAGGTCTTCTCCTACATCGCGGAGGAAGTTTGTAAGCTGCATCGCTTCACCCAGTGCTTTCGCTCGAAGCATTGTGTCTTCGTCTGTTGGAGCGTCCATTGCGTAGCACATCATCACCCCAATCGCACACGCGGAACCCCGCATGTAGCCTCGCAAGTCTTCGTACCTTTCGTACTCAGCCTGATCAATGTCTTGGATCATGGCGTCGATGAAGCAGTGCGCCTCTTCGACGGGAATCCCACATTCGGCAACTGCGTCGCAAAAGGCTCTCATCGCCCAATGTTCCGGACGCTCACCAGCCAAACCACGAACCATTTGATTACGCCAATCCTCAAGATTTGCGCGCTGTTGCTCTAACGTAAGTCCGCCGGGGTTATCTACCCACTCGTCGGCGATGCGTACAAAGCCATAGATCGCATGAACTCGTCGTCTGATCTTAGCTGGGAACCGCAAAGTGGCGTAGTAATATGTCGTCCCAAACTTCTTGTGGACCCTTCTGCACAGCTCGATATCATTGCGGCTTGCGTAACTCATTTCTTGGCAAACCTCTTCATGCTCATTCGCTCATTCACGTCGCCGGTTCCCTTCGCGAGTACCGAAAAATCTTCGCCGGTCGCGACGCGTTCCTTCAGATTGGCCAACTCGGTTGATAACCGATCATGACAATTTTCCAGAGAAGAAAACGAATGCGCCGTGCCCAAACTGACCCAGGCTTCCGGGCGCTCGTGGATCGAATGCTCGTAATAAATGGCGGTGGGCACTAACGTTACCCCTTTCACCTTTTCCGCAACGAGTTGGAGTGCCTTGCCGAGAGGCCAAATATGTGGTGGACGGTGCAAAATGCCCTCTGCAAAGAGCATCAAAGACT encodes the following:
- the idi gene encoding isopentenyl-diphosphate Delta-isomerase encodes the protein MVDELLQVVNDRGETIGSIGKLAAHQNGGTWHRAISVFLFNAAGQLLIQQRALSKYHFAGKWANSCCSHPWPGESTMSASVRTAERELGIEVELKKLGEFRYSASDPVSGLTEKELDSVFVGRWDAEVPFSEEEVSAIRWVSLADLRSELATRPEDFAPWLGLILDGFEELSR
- a CDS encoding phytoene/squalene synthase family protein; translation: MSYASRNDIELCRRVHKKFGTTYYYATLRFPAKIRRRVHAIYGFVRIADEWVDNPGGLTLEQQRANLEDWRNQMVRGLAGERPEHWAMRAFCDAVAECGIPVEEAHCFIDAMIQDIDQAEYERYEDLRGYMRGSACAIGVMMCYAMDAPTDEDTMLRAKALGEAMQLTNFLRDVGEDLRDRKRVYLPREDMERFGVSRADLERGVVTPEIEALMKFEIDRARELYRFSDTGTYRLPRRMRKAVLVARILYSEILGRIEANRYNVFTKRARTSKRQKLFCAARVVADDERVLIHLVAHGR
- a CDS encoding 1-acyl-sn-glycerol-3-phosphate acyltransferase, with amino-acid sequence MSTQTEGFVGGLVGGMIRRSVRTRLRNLYWSAPKETLQAPVIFYCNHHGWLDGYIMFHVVEKLKLKALDWIEEFDAFPLFSKVGGMRYAAGDTTGRAGTIKKTIRLMNSEQQSLMLFAEGILHRPPHIWPLGKALQLVAEKVKGVTLVPTAIYYEHSIHERPEAWVSLGTAHSFSSLENCHDRLSTELANLKERVATGEDFSVLAKGTGDVNERMSMKRFAKK